The following is a genomic window from Cyanobacteriota bacterium.
TGGAGCAGGATGCCGAGTAGAGGGCTAATAGCTGCCTACCTAGCGACCCATTTGGCGCTTGAGCTGCTCAATTTCATCATCCATTTCCCACTGGCGAAACTTCTGCTCTAAAGGATCTGCAGGCGATCGGGGTCGATAGTGGGATGCCTGATACCAACCAGCAGTTTCCCGTGAGGTGTCTTGGGCTTGGGATGCAGCCTCAGCCGCCTTCACTTCCTTAAGTTTGCGTTGCACTTCCTGTCGCCGTGCTTGCACCTGACGGTAGAGTTCTTCCGTTTTCTTGATACGCTCTTGTACACCGCGCATTTGGCCCCAGAGTTGATTGCCTTCTCGCAACAATGCTGCTTCTCGCTCCTGGGCTGGCTCTGCCAAATCTAAGCGTCCGGCTGCCTTGGCCTTATCGATGCGGATATGCCACAACTTAACCTCTTGGGCTGTTGCCATGATCTGCTCCTGCAAGGCTGTCTCTTGTCGTCGAAGATCCACCAACAGTTTACGGGTGTCCTCTTCCTGTTCTTGTAACTGGTCATCCAAAGCCATCAGTTCTAGCTGTGGATGACTACGCAGAAACTCTTCCAGCCGAGTTTCTAAAAACTGGCTGAGATCATCAAAAAGTCCCATGGCTGCCGATCCCTATAATTTCTGCCCAACATATACCGATCGTACTTCACCGT
Proteins encoded in this region:
- a CDS encoding TIGR04376 family protein — its product is MGLFDDLSQFLETRLEEFLRSHPQLELMALDDQLQEQEEDTRKLLVDLRRQETALQEQIMATAQEVKLWHIRIDKAKAAGRLDLAEPAQEREAALLREGNQLWGQMRGVQERIKKTEELYRQVQARRQEVQRKLKEVKAAEAASQAQDTSRETAGWYQASHYRPRSPADPLEQKFRQWEMDDEIEQLKRQMGR